A genomic window from Montipora capricornis isolate CH-2021 chromosome 8, ASM3666992v2, whole genome shotgun sequence includes:
- the LOC138014249 gene encoding tetraspanin-6-like, with amino-acid sequence MMENEEVKTKSEKFDTDTEGSNMWPLPQHEHLYTNKVFPLFGVGAVVLGIFLFGAGVGVLVAEQHYVAVSSVSYSAAPIVLLLGGITSVLAGGYLIFAINYREELAVRRDSLVFACTLIVASVFTIVAAIMAFVFIGQVGNKMQDDMNAKLKEYGITGKYQSLVLLNKIQSENKCCGVINYADWRNTTYGGHRYDKVPDSCCKVQDHACGFEFELTKINHGGCLKPVKGSTVGHLLIVGVGGLVVFLIEIALAIATFIIRKKHF; translated from the exons ATGATGGAAAACGAAGAGGTTaagacaaaatcagaaaagtttGACACTGACACAGAAGGTTCGAATATGTGGCCCTTACCGCAGCACGAACATCTTTATACAAACAAAGTTTTCCCTCTGTTTGGTGTAGGGGCTGTG GTTTTAGGTATATTCTTGTTTGGTGCTGGCGTTGGAGTACTGGTTGCGGAGCAACATTATGTTGCAGTTTCATCTGTTTCATATAGTGCAGCTCCCATTGTCCTTCTGTTGGGTGGAATTACAAGCGTCCTGGCTGGAGGCTATTTGATCTTTGCAATAAACTATAGGGAGGAGCTTGCTGTTAGAAGAGATTCATTGGTA tttgcttGCACCTTGATAGTAGCTTCTGTATTTACTATTGTGGCTGCAATTATGGCATTTGTCTTTATTGGCCAG GTGGGAAACAAGATGCAGGATGACATGAATGCCAAACTTAAAGAGTATGGAATAACTGGAAAATACCAGTCACTTGTTCTTCTTAACAAAATACAATCAGAG AACAAATGTTGTGGAGTAATCAACTATGCCGATTGGAGAAATACAACGTACGGTGGCCATAGATATGATAAAGTCCCAGACAGCTGCTGTAAGGTGCAAGACCATGCCTGCGGATTCGAATTTGAATTAACCAAGATTAATCATGGG GGATGCCTGAAGCCTGTTAAGGGTTCAACTGTTGGTCATCTTTTAATAGTTGGAGTTGGAGGCCTCGTCGTTTTTTTAATTGAG